Below is a genomic region from Desulfobaccales bacterium.
TGCGCCACCCCGGGGAGAGGAAAAGCTCCCGGTTGAAATCCGCCGCCGCGGCAAAGCCCACGTTGTCGGCCACCAACAACCCCCCGGGCCGGAGCAGCCGATGGCAGTGGGGCAAAGCCGGCAGATACCCCTCCTTGTCAATATCCAGGAAAATGAAGTCAAAGGGGCCGGTGAGCTCGGCCAGGATTTTCAGGGCCTCCCCGGTGCGCACTTCCACCCGGTCCGCCACTCCGGCCCGGGACAGGTTGGCTTGCGCCCGGGCGGCCATGACGGGGTCCCGTTCCAGAGTGAGAAGATGGCCGTCGGTCACGGCCAGGGCCCGGGCCAGGTAGATGGCGGAATAGCCGGTGGCGGTCCCCAGCTCCAGGACCTGGCGGGCGCCCATGGCCACCACCAGCAGGGCCAAAAGCTCCGCCACCACCGGCCCGACGATGGGGATGCGTTCAAAGACGGCCTCTTCCTCCAGGCGCTTCAAAAATTCGTCCCGCGGGGGCACGAAACGGCGGAAATAGCCTTCCAGATCCGGGAGCATGCTCATGGATTGACCTTTGAGGAGAATGGCACTATTGCTAACGGGCGATTGAGACCGGCATCCTGATAGCTTACAATAACATGTATCAAACGTGAGGGTGAAAGAAAAGCCGCCGTGGCCGTCCTGGACCGACTGAAAGCCTGGCTCACCCGCCGGCGGCAGGCCGCCGGAGCCGGACCTGCGCCCTCACTTCTGGAACGTTACCAGCACTACAAGCGTCTCCTGGCCGCCAACGGCGCCATCCTGGCCATTCTGGCCGACCTGCAGACCAAGCAGGCCGAAGACTATGTCTTTGACATGGCCTACGTGCGCAACGCGGTCAGCCGCCTCAACCGGGAGGTGGAAATCCTGGTGGAGGCCCTCATCGCCCTCTCCGGCGGCCGTTATCAGGGCCTACGGGAGGCCCGGGAACGGGTGGCCGCCAGGCTCCTGGAGGAGCTGGCCCCGCCGGAGATCCGTCCCGGCCCCCTGGCCCTGCCTTTAAGCAAAGTCACCGAGGGCCACTTCTTCGGCGGCAAGGCGGAAAAGCTGGGGGAACTGAAGCGCCTGGGTTTTCCGGTCCCCCGGGGCTTTGCGGTGAGCGCCTACGCCCAGAAAGTCTTCTTCCAGCAAGGCGGCCTGGAAGACTTCATCCGGGAGACCATCCAGGAGGCCGACATCCGCAATCTGGCCAGCCTGGAGCGGGCCGGGGAGACCATCCGGGAGCGCCTCCTGGCCACGCCGCTGCCGGGGGACCTGTCTCAGGCCCTCACCGCCCAAACGCGCCGCCTGGACGTCCCCCGGGTGGCGGTACGCAGCTCCGCCCTGCAGGAGGACGGCTTCCACAGCTTCGCCGGCCAGTTTGAGAGCCTGCTCAACGTGCCCGCCCCCGAGCTGGAAGAGCGCTACAAGGAGGTGCTGGCCAGCCAGTTCACCCCCCGGGTGCTGTATTACTGCCACGCCCGGGGCTTCACCTATCAGGACCTGGCCATGGGGGTGCTGGTGATGGAGATGGTGCCGGCGAAGGCCGCCGGGGTGCTCTATACCGCCGACCCCAAAACCGGGGAGAAGGCTGTGCTCATCAACGCCGTCTTTGGCCTGGGCACCGCGGCGGTGGGCGGCCACGCCGAGCCGGATGTCTACCGGGTGGAGGAGGGGCGCCTGGCGTCGCTGCGGCTGGGCCGGAAAGCCCAGCGCCACCGGCTCCGGCCGGAAGGGGGCGTGGCGGAAGAGGAGGTGCCGGAGGCGGAGCAGCCCTGCCTCACTGAAGCCCAGGTCCTGGAGCTGGCGGCCTTAGGAGAGCGAATTGCCGCCCATTTCGGGGTCCCCCAGGATGTGGAGTGGGCCATAGATGAGGCAGGGGGCTTCCATATCCTTCAGGCCCGGCCGCTTAAGATCAGCCGGCCTTCCCGGGGGGCCTATCTGCCGCCCCGCCTCAAGGAGGTGCCCCTGCTGGCGGAAGCCGGCATCATTGCCTCCCGGGGGGCCGCCGCCGGGCCGGTGTTCCGCCTGGAAGATCCGGACGTCAGCCTCGTTCCCGAAGGCGCGGTGCTGGTGGTGCGCCGGGCTCTCCCCGAATACGGCCTGGCGGTGGGCCGGGTGGCGGCGGTGGTCTCCGAAGGCGGCAGCGCCACCAGCCACCTGGCCACGGTGCTGCGGGAGGCCGGGGTACCGGCGCTCTTCGGCGTCCGGGAGGCCTGGCAACGCCTCACCCCGGGGGACGTGGTGACGGTGGACGCCTATTACGGCAACATCTACGCCGGCCGCCAAGAGGGGCTCCTGAAAGCGCCCCCTGCCGACCCCATCCTGCACCAGAGCCGGGCCCGCCAAGCCCTGGAACGGGTGATGAAACACATCATCCCCCTGAATCTCCTGGACCCCCGGGATCCCGGCTTCCGGCCCCGCAACTGCCGCACCTACCACGACATCACCCGCTTTGCCCACGAAAAGGCCATGGCGGAGCTCTTTCAGGTCTCCCGCCACGGCTCCCGGGAGTTTGCCCGGCGGCTGGTCTCCTCCCTGCCCCTGGAGATTTATGTGGTGGATGTGGGCGGGGGCCTGAGGCCCGAAGCCCGGGAAGCCCCGGAGGTCACTCCCGAGGATATCACTTCCCGGCCCATGCAGGCCTACTGGCGGGGGGTGGCGGCCATCGGCTGGCAGGGTCCCCGGCCCCTGGATCTGGCCGGCTTCATGAGCGTGGTCATGGGGGCCGCCTCGGACACCCAGGCCATGGATCGCCTGCAGGAGGACAACTACGCCATCCTGGCGGCGGATTATCTGAACTTCTCCAGCCGCCTGGGGTATCATTTCACCACTGTGGACGCCTATTTCGGCGAGCCGGAGCAGAGCTACGTCACCCTGGTGTTTTACGGCGGCGGCGCCGATGTGAGCCGGCGGGTGCGCCGGGCCCAGTTCCTGGCCCGAGTGCTCACCCACCTGGATTTCCGGGTGGAGGTGAAGGGCGATTCCCTCACCGCCCGCCTGGACGGCGTCAGTCTGGAGGTATTGGAAGAGCGGCTGGAGGTCCTGGGCCGCCTCATCATGGCCAGCAAGCAGCTGGATGTCGCCATGGCGGACGACAGCCTCATCGAGCAGTACTTCGAGGAATTCATCAATTCCGGCTATCGCCTGGCCCGCTGACCCGAGCCTCAGGGAGCCAGGACTTTCCTGGCCGGTTCTGGTCAACGGCTTGCCCTGTATTGCCCTCGGCGCCTGTGACTGAGGGATCCCCGCCGGCACCCTCTTGTGCCGGCGATCAATTGAGAGGTGCATATGGAATGGCTGTGGCTGCTCCTGCTGGTGGCAGCGATCCTGCTCCTGGCCCGAGGGGGCTGCTGAGGCAGGTGATTCCCGGCTTCGGGTAAGCTGGAAAAAAAAATTAAGGGCGGCCCCGCGGCCGCCCGGCAGCAATCAAAGAAGGGGGCTCCAGACCATACGTGCTCCGGAGCCCCCGACGGTTCTGATCAGTGACCCAGACCCAGCTTTTCCGCCTGCTCCTTTTTGAAGCCGATCCACAGGCGGACCATGATGACCACGCACATCCCCAGGGCGGCGCACATCACCACCCAGGCGGCGGCCACGGAGAAGTTGAACTGCTTCAAGGCCACGGAAAGGCCCGCCAGGATGATCATGATGGCGAAAAGCAGCCGGATGCCGTAGCCCCTGACGTATTTCACCGCAGTGACGCCGATCTGGGCGCCCACCGAGGCCCCCACCAGCATGTAGATGGCGGCCACGATGTCCACCGCGCCCTTGATGCCGTAGGTCCAGCAGCCGTAGGCGCCGGCGAAGAGCACGGAGAAGAGGTCGGTGCCCACCGCAATGGCCGTGGGGCAGCCGATGAGATAGATCAAGGCCGGCATGCGGATGAAGCCGCCGCCCACGCCCAGGAAGCCGGAGAGGTAGCCGGTGAAGAAGAACACCCCCATCACCGTCCAGAAGGAGATGGTGATGCCGGAGGTGGGGAAGTGCATCATGGGGGGCAGGTTCCAGGCCTTGCGGGGCGGAGCCGTGCCCGCGGCCCGGGCCGCCGCCTTGGCTGCCGCGGCCGCAGCCCGCTGCTCTTTGGTGGCGTAGTCATAGATCATGTAAATGCCCAGGCCGAAGAGCAGGGCCATGTACGTATAGCGTACTACCGGGCCGGCCAGCCCCAGGCGGGTGAGAAACATGACGCTCTGGGCGCCGGCCTCCACCCCGATGACCGAGCCGATGATGGACCAGATGCCCAGCTTGAAGTCCACGTTCCCCATCTTGCGGTGCTTGGCGGTGGCCACGATGGACTTGCCGAAGATGTGGGCCAGGTCGGTGCCGATGGCATAGGCCATGGGGAAGCCGAAGATGTTCAGGGCCGGGGTCACCACCCAGGCGCCGCCGACGCCGAAGAAGCCGCCCAGCACGCCCACGGAGAAGCCGATGGCCACGAGGATAAGGGCGTTGAAATCCCGTTCCGCAATGGGCAGATAAACATTGAAGAAATCCAGCATGTGCCTTATCCTCCCCCCTTACTCGTGGTGCTCGATCTTGCTGACTTCCATGCCGATGGCCTTGAGGATGACGTCGGTCACCACCGCGATGGCCGCCCCCACCACTCCCATGACAATCGTCACCAGGATGGCAAAGACAAACTTGTTGCTATTATACCAGGAGGCGAAAAAGTAATTGATGGCGCCCAGGCCCTCCACCCGCACCGTCCGGGTGGCCATGTCCGGGACGTCCTTGTCCCCCGGGCCGGCGGCCAGGGCCAGGACCGGGAGGGCCAGAAGGACAAAGTTGACGAACATGATTTTCAGTTTCTTCATTCTCACCCTCCAAAAAAGTTTATAATTGCACTTCAGGAGCGGACAGTGCCGGACCTGAATCCACTTCCCGGTCAGAATTGTTTACAGGCCGTCAAAGAGCCGGGGTGTGAGTCGGCTCTGGCGGGGTGGAAACAAGAAAAAAACCTGGCACATATTTTGCTAAATTAAAATTTTTTAGCTGGAAATCGTGAATTAATTCACATTATCTTCCCCTGCTTGTCAAGAGATTTTTCATCAACGGACCTTATGGGGTGGCGGGATTTTTTCCGATGGCGCCGCAAGCCGGCCCAACGTCTCGGGCTGAGGGAAATCTTCCAGGGTTTCCAGCAGGTTCTGGCGGCCAATAATGAAGTCCTGGCCCTGATGGGCGACCTGGAGGAGAAGCTCTCCGGCCGCCTCAGCCTGGACCTGCCGGAGCTGCGCCGGGTGATCCACACTCTGGATGAGCACCTCACCCGGCTGGTGGCCGCCCTGGCCCGTATGTCCGGCAACCGCTGGCCGGAGCTGGAGCAGACTCGCCGCCGGCTCCAGGTCCTCATCCAGATGCGGCTGGCGGAGCATCCTCCCGTCCCGGAGACGCCGTTCGTTCTCTTTCTCCGCCAAGCCAAACCGGAGGAGCTGGCCGCCCTGGGAGGCAAGGCCGCCAATTTGGCCCGCCTGGCCCAGGCCGGGTTGGCGGTGCCCGAGGGCTTTGTGGCCACCGCCCGGGCTTACCGCCGGTTCATGAGTCAAAGGCTCCCCGGCAAGACCACGGTGCTGGAGGAGGTGATTCAGGCGCGGCTGGCCCGGCTGGATTTTGCCGATCCGGCGGCGGTGGCCCAGGCGGCCCGGGAGATCCAGGCCCTCATCCTGGCCCAGCCCCTGCCCGACGACCTTTCTCAGGAGCTCCTGAACGCCGCCCGCCGCCTGGCCCCCAACGGCACCCGCCTGGTGGTGCGCTCCAGCGGCTCCCGGGAGGAGGTGACTGCCACCTTTGCCGGGGTCTATGACAGTTTCCTCAACGTCTCTCCGGAGGAGGTCCCCGAGCGCTGGCGCCAGGTGGTGGCCAGCCACTTCTCCCACCGGGCCCTGCAATATTTCCGGGACCTGGGCCTGGAGGTGGCCGAGGCCTTCATGGCGGTGCTGGTGCAGCGCCTCATCCCGGCCCGGGCCGCCGGCGTGCTTTTCACCACCGACCCCGAGAGCTTCCGCTTTGACCGGCTGCTGGTGAGCGCCTCCTGGGGGTTGGGGCCGGAGCTGGTGATGAGCGAAAGCAACCCGGACCTTTATGTGGTGGACAAGCAAAGCGGCCGGGTGGTCTCCTCCCAGGTGGGGCACAAAGCCCGGCAGCTCATCCTCCAGGGCGACCGGCTGGCGGCCCAGATCCTCCCCGCCGAAGTGGCCCAGACCCCGGTCTTGACCCCCCGGGACCTGGAGGAGCTGGCCAGGGTGGCCCTGGACCTGGAAGATCTCCTGGCCGGGCCCCAGGACGTGGAGTGGGTCCAGGACTGGCAGGGGCGTTGCCACCTGGTGCAGTGCCGGCCCCTGCGCATCTCCCGGGCCCAGGCCCGCCGCTTCCTGGAGGAGGTCGGCCGGGAGTGCCGGGCCGAAGTGCTCCTGGAGGCCGGCATCCCCGGCTCCTGGGGGGTGGGCGCCGGACCGGTGTTCATCCTCACCCCGGAGAGAAGTCAGGAAGAGGTGCCCGCCGGCGCGGTGCTGGTCATCCCCCGCACCTCCCCGCAGCTCACCCCGGTGCTCTCCCGGGTGGCCGCCCTGGTGGCGGATGTGGGCTCCGCCACGGGTCACATGGCCCTGGTGGCCCGGGAGTACGGCATCCCCGCCCTGGTGGACACCTTCCAGGCCACCAAGCTCCTCAAGCCGGGGGAGGTGGTGACGGTGGATGCCTACAACGCCCGCATCTACCGGGGCCGGGTGGAGGAGCTGGTGCGCTTTGAGGAGCGCCAGCGGCCGCA
It encodes:
- a CDS encoding O-methyltransferase; this translates as MSMLPDLEGYFRRFVPPRDEFLKRLEEEAVFERIPIVGPVVAELLALLVVAMGARQVLELGTATGYSAIYLARALAVTDGHLLTLERDPVMAARAQANLSRAGVADRVEVRTGEALKILAELTGPFDFIFLDIDKEGYLPALPHCHRLLRPGGLLVADNVGFAAAADFNRELFLSPGWRSVPLLCLLPQHSPERDGLAFAVKVEGDRSG
- a CDS encoding PEP/pyruvate-binding domain-containing protein; amino-acid sequence: MAVLDRLKAWLTRRRQAAGAGPAPSLLERYQHYKRLLAANGAILAILADLQTKQAEDYVFDMAYVRNAVSRLNREVEILVEALIALSGGRYQGLREARERVAARLLEELAPPEIRPGPLALPLSKVTEGHFFGGKAEKLGELKRLGFPVPRGFAVSAYAQKVFFQQGGLEDFIRETIQEADIRNLASLERAGETIRERLLATPLPGDLSQALTAQTRRLDVPRVAVRSSALQEDGFHSFAGQFESLLNVPAPELEERYKEVLASQFTPRVLYYCHARGFTYQDLAMGVLVMEMVPAKAAGVLYTADPKTGEKAVLINAVFGLGTAAVGGHAEPDVYRVEEGRLASLRLGRKAQRHRLRPEGGVAEEEVPEAEQPCLTEAQVLELAALGERIAAHFGVPQDVEWAIDEAGGFHILQARPLKISRPSRGAYLPPRLKEVPLLAEAGIIASRGAAAGPVFRLEDPDVSLVPEGAVLVVRRALPEYGLAVGRVAAVVSEGGSATSHLATVLREAGVPALFGVREAWQRLTPGDVVTVDAYYGNIYAGRQEGLLKAPPADPILHQSRARQALERVMKHIIPLNLLDPRDPGFRPRNCRTYHDITRFAHEKAMAELFQVSRHGSREFARRLVSSLPLEIYVVDVGGGLRPEAREAPEVTPEDITSRPMQAYWRGVAAIGWQGPRPLDLAGFMSVVMGAASDTQAMDRLQEDNYAILAADYLNFSSRLGYHFTTVDAYFGEPEQSYVTLVFYGGGADVSRRVRRAQFLARVLTHLDFRVEVKGDSLTARLDGVSLEVLEERLEVLGRLIMASKQLDVAMADDSLIEQYFEEFINSGYRLAR
- a CDS encoding sulfite exporter TauE/SafE family protein, coding for MLDFFNVYLPIAERDFNALILVAIGFSVGVLGGFFGVGGAWVVTPALNIFGFPMAYAIGTDLAHIFGKSIVATAKHRKMGNVDFKLGIWSIIGSVIGVEAGAQSVMFLTRLGLAGPVVRYTYMALLFGLGIYMIYDYATKEQRAAAAAAKAAARAAGTAPPRKAWNLPPMMHFPTSGITISFWTVMGVFFFTGYLSGFLGVGGGFIRMPALIYLIGCPTAIAVGTDLFSVLFAGAYGCWTYGIKGAVDIVAAIYMLVGASVGAQIGVTAVKYVRGYGIRLLFAIMIILAGLSVALKQFNFSVAAAWVVMCAALGMCVVIMVRLWIGFKKEQAEKLGLGH
- a CDS encoding PEP/pyruvate-binding domain-containing protein; its protein translation is MGWRDFFRWRRKPAQRLGLREIFQGFQQVLAANNEVLALMGDLEEKLSGRLSLDLPELRRVIHTLDEHLTRLVAALARMSGNRWPELEQTRRRLQVLIQMRLAEHPPVPETPFVLFLRQAKPEELAALGGKAANLARLAQAGLAVPEGFVATARAYRRFMSQRLPGKTTVLEEVIQARLARLDFADPAAVAQAAREIQALILAQPLPDDLSQELLNAARRLAPNGTRLVVRSSGSREEVTATFAGVYDSFLNVSPEEVPERWRQVVASHFSHRALQYFRDLGLEVAEAFMAVLVQRLIPARAAGVLFTTDPESFRFDRLLVSASWGLGPELVMSESNPDLYVVDKQSGRVVSSQVGHKARQLILQGDRLAAQILPAEVAQTPVLTPRDLEELARVALDLEDLLAGPQDVEWVQDWQGRCHLVQCRPLRISRAQARRFLEEVGRECRAEVLLEAGIPGSWGVGAGPVFILTPERSQEEVPAGAVLVIPRTSPQLTPVLSRVAALVADVGSATGHMALVAREYGIPALVDTFQATKLLKPGEVVTVDAYNARIYRGRVEELVRFEERQRPHLLRSPGLERLRAVLDLIVPLTLVDFKSPKFRPENCRTYHDIAFFAHEKAMQVMFGLMDEVAAGRVPALRLLKLDTRLPLNLHLVDVGDGLASHENPVPPEDILSVPFKALWRGISHPDISWAGPVPVSVGGFLHVLGQSAIRPPEQFWDKTYAIVSRHYVNYACRLGYHYQSVDSYCGPTAADNYINFNFKGGAADELRRIRRAKFIALVVAALGFEVEQHLDVIRARFRKRPLEETEERLDLVGRLMAYVRQMDMLMSHDGMITFLAERFLAGHYERPQGTEGFSGPS